The following proteins are encoded in a genomic region of Hymenobacter siberiensis:
- a CDS encoding winged helix-turn-helix domain-containing protein, protein MKSLLRPTHSYRLNGRLWLETDDGRFLGIGRLELLEHIAALGSISKAAQAMGMSYKRAWDLVSSMNAQATTPLVSTQTGGSKGGGAVVTAAGQAAIVEFQALQARFQEFMARETNRLHE, encoded by the coding sequence ATGAAATCCCTGCTGCGGCCCACCCACTCCTATCGCCTCAACGGCCGCCTCTGGCTCGAAACCGACGACGGCCGGTTCCTCGGCATCGGCCGGCTGGAATTGCTGGAGCACATTGCCGCGCTGGGCTCCATCTCGAAGGCCGCACAGGCCATGGGCATGTCCTACAAGCGCGCCTGGGATTTGGTGAGCTCCATGAACGCGCAGGCTACCACCCCGCTGGTGAGCACCCAAACCGGCGGCTCCAAAGGCGGCGGGGCAGTGGTGACGGCCGCCGGCCAGGCCGCCATTGTGGAGTTCCAGGCCCTGCAAGCCCGTTTTCAGGAATTCATGGCGCGCGAAACAAACCGACTGCACGAGTAG
- a CDS encoding NUDIX hydrolase, which produces MSVIDKIAWLHLRDGAVLSTRSHGKDRYYFPGGKREPGETDAQTLLREIEEELTVALDPASLVHAGTFEAPAHGHPAGVLVRMACYYAGYSGTLQPAAEIAEVTWLTYRHRAQVSAVDQLIFDWLQAQGLLAE; this is translated from the coding sequence ATGTCAGTAATTGATAAAATAGCCTGGCTGCACCTGCGCGATGGTGCGGTGCTGAGCACCCGCAGCCACGGTAAAGACCGGTATTACTTCCCCGGCGGCAAGCGGGAGCCCGGCGAAACCGATGCCCAAACGCTGCTGCGCGAAATTGAAGAGGAGTTGACCGTGGCCCTCGACCCGGCCAGCCTGGTGCACGCCGGCACGTTTGAGGCCCCCGCCCACGGGCACCCGGCGGGCGTGCTGGTGCGCATGGCCTGCTACTACGCCGGCTACAGCGGTACGCTGCAGCCGGCCGCCGAAATTGCGGAAGTAACGTGGCTGACTTACCGGCACCGCGCCCAGGTATCGGCCGTAGACCAGTTGATTTTTGACTGGCTGCAAGCGCAGGGGTTACTGGCCGAGTGA
- a CDS encoding PQQ-dependent sugar dehydrogenase has product MSKNAPLLLAGLGLLAACAGPSKQEKQEAAVNTPAQTVTTPMADSVYLPAPYATKSVSNRVNIQPWPAGKTPVAPAGFTVAEYAGQLDGPRWLYVAPNGDVLVAEASTIAMSVPLKIVAALKLDKSRSLRDHSANRITLLRDTNHDGIPDLRTTFLANLNQPFGMLIMGNYFYVANTDGVLRFPYQPGATKITGTGQRILGLPQGGYNNHWTRNLLAAPDGSKIYVTVGSASNVQEHGAEEEVRRANILQINPDGTGEKVFASGLRNPIGLQWQPGTGKLWAVVNERDELGDELVPDYFTSIQEGGFYGWPYSYFGQNEEPRRKNERPDLVKKALVPDVALGAHVAALGLAFYDKDAFPARYHNGAFIGEHGSWNRKQYSGYKVVFVPFANGRPGQPEDFLTGFLAGGDSGDAYGRPVGVATLPDGSLLVADDAGDKIWRVRVAK; this is encoded by the coding sequence ATGTCAAAAAATGCGCCGCTATTGCTGGCCGGCCTGGGCCTGCTGGCCGCCTGCGCTGGACCCAGCAAACAGGAAAAGCAGGAAGCTGCCGTCAACACGCCGGCCCAAACTGTGACCACGCCCATGGCCGACTCCGTGTACCTGCCCGCGCCATACGCCACCAAATCCGTTTCCAACCGGGTGAATATTCAGCCCTGGCCGGCCGGTAAAACCCCCGTGGCCCCCGCCGGCTTCACGGTGGCGGAGTATGCCGGCCAGCTGGATGGCCCGCGCTGGCTGTACGTGGCCCCCAACGGCGACGTGCTGGTGGCTGAAGCCAGTACCATTGCCATGAGCGTGCCCCTCAAAATAGTGGCCGCGCTGAAGCTCGACAAGTCCCGCTCATTGCGCGACCACAGCGCCAACCGCATCACCCTGCTGCGCGATACCAACCACGACGGCATTCCCGACTTGCGCACCACCTTCCTGGCCAACCTGAACCAGCCGTTTGGGATGCTGATTATGGGTAACTATTTCTACGTGGCCAACACCGATGGCGTGCTGCGCTTCCCGTACCAGCCGGGCGCTACCAAAATTACGGGCACGGGCCAGCGCATTCTGGGCCTGCCCCAAGGCGGCTACAATAACCACTGGACCCGCAACCTGCTGGCCGCGCCCGACGGCTCCAAAATCTACGTAACGGTGGGTTCGGCCAGCAACGTGCAGGAGCACGGAGCCGAGGAAGAAGTGCGCCGCGCCAACATTCTCCAGATAAATCCCGACGGCACGGGCGAAAAAGTATTTGCCAGCGGCCTGCGCAACCCCATTGGCCTGCAATGGCAGCCCGGCACCGGCAAGCTCTGGGCCGTGGTGAACGAGCGCGACGAGCTGGGCGATGAGCTGGTGCCCGACTACTTCACCAGCATACAGGAGGGCGGCTTCTACGGCTGGCCCTACTCGTATTTCGGCCAGAATGAAGAGCCCCGCCGCAAAAACGAGCGGCCCGACCTGGTGAAAAAAGCCCTGGTGCCCGATGTAGCGCTGGGGGCGCATGTGGCGGCCCTCGGCCTCGCATTCTATGACAAGGACGCTTTCCCCGCCCGGTACCACAACGGGGCGTTCATTGGCGAGCACGGCTCTTGGAACCGCAAGCAGTATTCGGGCTATAAGGTTGTGTTCGTGCCCTTCGCCAATGGTCGGCCCGGCCAGCCGGAGGATTTTCTGACCGGTTTCCTGGCCGGTGGCGATTCGGGGGATGCCTACGGCCGGCCGGTGGGCGTGGCCACGCTACCCGACGGCTCGTTGCTGGTGGCCGACGACGCCGGGGATAAAATCTGGCGCGTGCGTGTGGCCAAGTAG